The sequence CGGCGCGCACCTGGGCCGTATTGACCACCGCACCGACGCCGGTCAGCACCGCGCAGCCGAACAGCGCGGCCTCATCAAAGGGTAGCGCGGGATCGATTTTTACCAGGGAATGGCGCGAAACGACAGCATACTCGGCGAATGCCGAGCAGCCAAGATGATGATTGACCGCTTCGCCTTGTGCGCTTGCCAGCAGGCGCGCGCCGGACAGCAAAGTGCCGTTGCCGTTGGCCTGGGCGCCGGGTTCGCACAGCGCCGGGCGGCCTTCGCAGCAGGGCATGCAATGGCCGCAGCTGGGGACGAATACCAGCGCCACATGATCGCCGGTCTGCAGATCGGTGACGCCATCTCCCAGCTGGACAACTTCGCCGGCGGCTTCGTGGCCGAGCGCCATCGGCAGGGGCCGCGGCCGGTCGCCATTGATGACCGAGAGGTCAGAGTGGCACAGGCCGGCAGCGCGGATGCGCACCAGTACTTCGTCGCGTCCGGGCGGCGCCAGTTCGAGTTCTTCGATCGCTAGCGGCCGCGATTGCCGATAGGGATGCGGCAAGCCGGTCTGGCGCAATACGGCGGCACGGATTTTCATAGGGTTTCCTGTATCGACTTGAGGCTTGTGGAAGCGATAGGGCGGTAGATAAATCAGACAGCTATTTTAACTGCTGGCGCCGGGAAGAACACGGTGACGCAGAGTCCGCTCTGGGCTTCACGGTCGGCATGCGCCAGCGTGACGCGGGCGCCGATGCGGCTGGCGATGGTCTGGACGATGGACAGGCCCAACCCCGATCCGGTGGCCTCGTTGCCCAGCACGCGATAGAAGGGATCGAACACACGCGCCTGTTCTTCCGGAGCGATGCCCGGCCCGGAATCCTCCACCTGCAAGCTGACGCCGCCGCAGTCGTTGTGCATGGAAAGGCTGATGCGTCCGCCCGGCGGTGTATAGCGGATGGCGTTGTCGACCAGGTTCCTGACGATGGTGATCAGGTCGACTTCGGTCACGGGCACCCGCAGGCCGGCTTCGCCTTCGACGCCGATGTCGATCTGCCTGGCCTCGGCCAGCGGCATCAGGTCTTCCAGCACACGCCGGTACACTTGCATCACGGCTACCGTGTCGTTAGTCGCCAGCGGTGCGGACTGTGCCCGTGCCAAGGCCAGCAGCTGGTCCAGCAAGCGCCGTCCACGTTCGATTCCTTGGCGCAGCGTCGCCAGCCGCTGGCGCGCCGTATCCGGCATGTCGGCCTCGGCCAGGCGCTCGGCCTGCAGCGACAGCGCGGTGAGCGGCGAACGCAATTCGTGGGCGGCGTCGGCGACGAAGCGGCGCTGCGCTTCCATGGCTTGCGCTACACGTTCCAGCAGGCGGTTGATGGCGACCACAAAAGGGCGTACTTCTACCGGCAGCGGCTCTGGCGCCAGCGCGTGCAGTTCTTGTTCATTGCGGCCGTCGATTTCGGCCGATAGCCGGGCGATCGGCAGGAACATCTTGCGCACCAGATGGGCCACCAGCAGCAGCAATAGCGGAATCAGGATCAGGAAGGGCATCAGCGTACGCAAGCCGCTATCGCGGGCGATTTCGTCGCGCACCGCGGTTTCCTGGGCGACGGCGATGCGCTGCTGCGAGGCCAAGGTTTTGACCAGCACGCGGTAACGGTGATGGCCGGAGTGGACGGTTTGCATGCCGTCCGGCAGGGTTGCAGGCAGTTTCAGCCGTTTCGTCCCCGGGATGCCGGCGGCGCCGTTCTGATCGTCCAGATACTGCGCGCCGAGGTGCTGCACGCCGAGGTACTGCACGATTACGCGCGATTCCTCATCGCCGATGGCTACCTTGGGGCCGTCGCCTTGCGGCGGCAGCGGCAGTTGCTGCTGGTCGAACATGGCTGCCACCTGGCGCAGCATGTCGTCCTGGAATTCATGCGCCTCGTCGAAGCCGGAAATGAAGGCGAATACTCCGGCCAGCAGCGCTACCGCCAGGATCGCCAGCGACAGCCAGAGCGACAGGCGGAACTGGATCGAGTCCTTCAGTCTCCTTTGGATACCATCCATCCCACGCCCCTGACATTTTTAATGGCTGCGCTGCCCAGTTTTTTGCGCAGGGCATGGATCAGGAATTCGACGGCGTTGCTTTCCACTTCCTCGCCCCAGCCATAGATCCGTTCTTCCAGCTCGCTGCGCGACAGGATCGCCCCCGGCCTCAGCATCAGCGCCTGCAGCAGGGCGAATTCGCGGTTCGACAGCTGCTGCGCCGGCTGCTCCAGATTGCTGGCGAGGCGCGTGGCCGGATCGAGCGTGAGCGTGCCGTTGCTCAGCAAGGGCGTGGCGCTGCCGCCCTTGCGGCGCAGCACGGCCCGCGCCCGCGCCAGCAGCTCGGCCATCTCGAACGGCTTGAGGATGTAGTCGTCGGCGCCGCCATCGAGTCCGCGCAGGCGGTGTTCGAGGCCGTCGCGCGCGGTGATGATCAGCAAGGGCAGCGGATTGTCTTGGCGCCGGATGGCGTCCAGCACCTCGAAGCCGTCCTTGCCGGGCAAGCCGAGATCCAGCAGTAATAAATCATAGTGCTGGCACGACAGCGTATCGAGCGCGGTCTTGCCGTTGCGCACCCAGTCGACGGCATAGGACGCGTCTTTCAGTGCCGCCTGGATGGCCTCTCCGATCATCGGATCGTCTTCGGCCAGCAATACCCGCATGCATCCTCCGTTATTACGCTATTGATTGATGGTTTCAGGCTTACGTTCCACCTGTATCTTCTCACGCTTCAAGGCCGGCGCCGCCTGCTGGCGGAACAGCAGGATGCAGGCAACGATAAAGACCAGCAACGCCGCCGACGCCGAATAGCGGCTCAAGGCCAGTCCGCCGGCATTCAGCGGCTTGTCGAGAAAGTCGCCGACCACGGCGCCCAGCGGACGGGTCAGGATGAAAGCCGCCCAGAACAACAGGGTGCGCGAGATCCTGGTGCAGTAGTAGGCCAGCGCCACCAGCGCCAGCAGGCTGCCGAACAGGATGGCGCCGCCGCCATAGCCGAGGCCGGCGGTATCGGCAGCCCAGTCGCCCAGCGCGGTGCCCAGGGTTTGCGAAAACATGATGGTGACCCAGTAGAACATCTCCGCCGCCGGTGAATGGACGCTGTCGACCGCGACCGAGCCCAGCGTCCGGTACCAGGCGAACAGGGAAATCATCAATAGCGCGAACAGCAGCGATGCGCCGCCAGGATAGCCGATGCCGAGCGAGCGGTCGGCAAAGTCGGCCAGCGTGGTGCCGACGGTGGTGGTGGCGATCACCGTCAGCCAGTAGAGAAAGGGATGGAAGCGGATCGCGCGGATCTGGGCGGCGACCGCGACCAGAAACACCACGCCAAAGATGATGCTGCCGACCAGGTAGCCCAGGTTCATCGACATGGTGACGGCGTCGCCGCCGGTTTCGCCCAGCGTGGTGGCGGCGACCTTGATGATCCAGAACAGCAGGGTGACTTGCGGCACCTTGCTGAGCGCCTGTTGGGTTGTCTTATCCATCATTGTTTCCTTTTCAGTTTCCCTATTTTCCGGTGCGTTCAGCTGCGTTGCGCGGTCAAACGTTTTTGAGTAAAGGAGAGGTAAGCCACCAGGCTGGCGATGACCGCCAGGAACAGGGTGCTGATGGCTATCGTACCAAAACCAAGGCCGCCGTTGGCGCCAGGCTGGGACAGCAGGTCGCCGCAGGAGGCGCCGAAGGGGCGCGTCAGTACGTAGGCAATCCAGAAACAGGCGGTGGCGTTGAGCTTGAAACCGTAGCGCGCCAGGGCCACCAGTCCGATCAGGCCGCCGAACAGCAGCGCCGAATTGGCGTAGCCCAGGTTCAGTCCTTCCGCCACCCAGTCGCCGGCGGCGGTGCCGAGGGCAAAGGTGAACAGGATCACGGTCCAGTAGAACAGCTCGCGCCGTGGGCGGTCGATGGCGGCGATAGACAGCGTCTTTTCGCGCGCATGCCAGGCCCAGAAGGTGGCAAGCATGGCAAGGCTGAAGGCGGCGGTCGACAGCGCCAGCGGCACGCCTGCCAGGTCGCTCAGCATGTCGGTGACCAGGGTGCCGAAGATGCTAATCAGCACTACGCAGATCCAGTACAGCGGCGGCACATAGCGGCTGGCGCGCAGCTGGCACAGCAAGGCGCCGGCCAGCAGCAGCCCGGTCACGAGCGCGGTGCCGGCCAGGCCGAAGTGGAGGTCGGCGGCCAGGTAGTCGGCGCCGGTTTCACCCACCGTGGTGGACATCATCTTGATGATCCAGAACAGGAGCGTGGCTTCCGGCACCTTGTTGATCCAGCTATTGCCGGCTGTGACTGTTGCAATAGTCATAAAAACTCCCGAGTGATTCTGTAAAAATTGAAGGAGAAGCCTCTTTTGAGGGGAAGTAGCGGCAAGGCGCTATGTTTAAGGCAAGCTTACGCAGGCAAACTTAGCTGTCACTGAGCGCTATCGCTGTCGCCCAACAAAAAAGGCCCTGACTGGCGTCAGGGCCTTGCAGGCATGGCATGCCGCGTTGGCGGCCAGGCTTATTTCGCTTCGGCCGGCTGCGCTCCCAGTTGCAGGACGCCGCGCAGTTCATCGCGGGCAGCGATGAAGCCAGTGTTGAAGTCGTCGCGGGTTTGCAGGCGGGCGGCGATCACGGTGCCGGTGATGCGGCCGCTGTCAATGTCAGAGCGGTAGTGGACGCCGCCGATGATGCGGTTGTTGGCGTACTCGGCAGCGCGCGCCATGATTTCAGCGCGCTTTTCCGGCACCATGTTGGCCAGCACGATGCCCATCAGCGTACCCGCGGTAGCGTGGCCGGAAGGATAGGCGCCGGAGCGCGACAGCTTCACCACCGGCTTGACGGCGTCGCTCACCATGAACGGACGCGGACGTTTCCAGACGTCCTTGTAAGTATCGACCACGGCGCCTTCCGAATCGACCACGCGCTGGAAGAATTTGGCGAACACCGGCAATTGCTCGCGCTTGAACTTCACGCCCATGACATCGGCGAAGCGCCAGATTTCTTCAGTGGCGTCGGCTTGCGAACGTGCCGTCATTTCCGGTGTACGGGCCGCTTGCAGGGCCAGGACTTCGCTCAGCTCCGCCTTGGTCTGCAGCGAATCGTTGGCCGGTGGCGGTGGCAGCAGCTTGATCAAGTCGATTTCCTTAGACGTGATAAAGGGATTTTCTTCGCGGGCCTGGACGGAAGCGCCGGCAGCCAGGAAAGACATGACGAGCAAGGGGGCGATGAATTTACGCATGGGTATCACTTTCAGATATGAATGATATGGAGTCAAGCCAGCCTTAGAAATCCAGGCTGACGGTCAGCGACAGGGCGCGGGCCGGCAGCAGCGTCAGCACATCGCCCGGGGCCGGCGCCGATGTAGTGGTGCTGGCTGGATTGACACCGACGATGCTGTGCTTGTCGAACAGGTTGTTGACGCCGAACTGGATCTTGGCCTTCTTCACGAATTGCAGCGGATGGCGGATGGTGTAGTTGACGAACAGGTTGGAGATCGTGAACGGCGCGATCTTGACTGCCTGGTGGACGCTGCCGTTGTCGTTGTACATGGTGCCGACGCGCTTGTTGAGCCAGCCGATGTCCCAGCCGCCGCGGTTATAGTTCAGGCCCAATGTTTCAGTATCGCTAGGCGCGCTGGCGACCCACTGGCCATTGCCGTACTTGGCGGTGCCGTAGGTGGCGTTGGCGTACAGGCTGAAGCCGGCGCCCAGCACCAGGTTGCCTTCCGCCTCGATACCCTGGGTGGTCGAGCTGCCGTTGGAGAAGAAGGTGGTGTTGCCGGCATTGTCGGTGAACGAGGAGTAGGCGTTGTCGAACTTGATGTGATAAGCGTCGATATCGAAGGTGAAACGGTCCGACTTCCACACCGAGCCGATCTGGAAAGTCTTGCTCTTGATCGAGGACGGCAGCGCAGTCACATTGGCATTCTTGACGTCGAACACGCTGGTCGGCGGAATTTCGTCGCCGGTGGCGTACTGGCCGTATACCGACCAGTTAGGCTGCAGCATGTAATGCACGTCGAGCGACGGCAGCACGCTGTTGTAGGTGACTGCATGGTCGATGCTAGGCAGGCCGCCGAGGTTGCCGACGGTCTTGCTGTTGTCCGCATACTGCGTCAGCGACTGGCGGTACGAGGAGTACTTCACGCCCGGGGTGATCTTCAGGTCGCTGGCCACCTGGAATTCGTATTCGACGAACGGCTGCAGGGTGGTGGTCTTGAAACGCTCGTGGAAGTTGGGCACGACAGAGTCCACCCAGCTGCGCGGATCGGACGGAATCTGATAGCGGTTGGTGTCGGCGTTTTCCGCCCACAGGCCGGTGCGCAGGACGCCGAGGTTGGATTCCTGGCTCAGGCGCAGCAGGTTGCCGTAGGTGCGGTAGCTGTTGAGCTTGTCGGTGGCGCTGGTGGCGGTGATGGTGCTGCCGTTGTAATTCTGCTGATTATGGTAGGCGTAAGTGTAGAGCTTGTCGTCCAGCTTCCAGCCATTGCCAAGGTTGGAGGTCAGGCCTGCATATTCGAAATCGGAGGTGACGTGGTAGAAGTTATAGCCATAGTAGTTGGCTTGCTTGGGATTGTTGCTCAGTAAATAATCGTCGCCGAACTGGGCGATCTGCGCCCGCGTCGCGCCCTTGGTGTTCGGGGTATTGGCTTTCAGGTCGATATACGAACCGAATAAAGTCAGGGCGGTGCTGTCGGTGATGTTGAACTGATACTTGAGCGATACCGCGTCGCGGGTCTGCTTGTTGTAGGTCTGGTAGCCATCGGAGGTCATCTGATGCGCATTCAGCAAAAGATTCTGGTTGCCGTTGGCGCCGAACTGGCCGCTCTCGAATTCGGCGCCGTAGATCTTGGTGTTGAACGAACCGTAGGAATCGAAGACGCTGGTGCGCTGCTCGCTTTCCAGGTTGCGCGACAGCAGGTTGACCGAGCCGCCGAAGTTGGCCGGGCCGATGGTGGCCGCCGATCCGGGGCTGCGGTCGACTACCGCGCCACCCAGGAACTGGCTAGGGAAAAAGGCCCAGGTGTGATGCGAAGGGCTGTTGGTATCCTGGAACGGGATGCCATCGAAGCTGACCGTGTAGTCGCCGTCGGCGAAACCGCGGAAATAGGTCTTGGTGTCGCCCAGGCCGACGCCGTTCGGACTATAGCTGTACATGCCCGGCGTCATTTGCAGCACCTGGCTGAAATCGGCCACCGGCGATGTCAGGTTGCGGATGAAGTCGTCGCTGACGATCGATTGCGCCGAACGGGCCGACAGCGAACTCTGCGCCGGCGCGCTGCGGCTGGCGCTGACGGCGTTGCCGACTACTTCGA comes from Collimonas pratensis and encodes:
- a CDS encoding zinc-dependent alcohol dehydrogenase family protein, whose amino-acid sequence is MKIRAAVLRQTGLPHPYRQSRPLAIEELELAPPGRDEVLVRIRAAGLCHSDLSVINGDRPRPLPMALGHEAAGEVVQLGDGVTDLQTGDHVALVFVPSCGHCMPCCEGRPALCEPGAQANGNGTLLSGARLLASAQGEAVNHHLGCSAFAEYAVVSRHSLVKIDPALPFDEAALFGCAVLTGVGAVVNTAQVRAGQSVAVVGLGGVGLAALLGALAAGAREVIAIDLAADKRQLATRLGATMAFDGGAPDCVEAVREATGGGADHVFEFAGSVRAFETAYRITRRGGTTTTAGLPPAAAQFGLPMVNLVAEERTVKGSYIGSCVPLRDLARYIGLYRGGRLPVNLLLSHRLRLEDINEGFDRLHSGEAVRQVIVFD
- a CDS encoding ATP-binding protein, giving the protein MDGIQRRLKDSIQFRLSLWLSLAILAVALLAGVFAFISGFDEAHEFQDDMLRQVAAMFDQQQLPLPPQGDGPKVAIGDEESRVIVQYLGVQHLGAQYLDDQNGAAGIPGTKRLKLPATLPDGMQTVHSGHHRYRVLVKTLASQQRIAVAQETAVRDEIARDSGLRTLMPFLILIPLLLLLVAHLVRKMFLPIARLSAEIDGRNEQELHALAPEPLPVEVRPFVVAINRLLERVAQAMEAQRRFVADAAHELRSPLTALSLQAERLAEADMPDTARQRLATLRQGIERGRRLLDQLLALARAQSAPLATNDTVAVMQVYRRVLEDLMPLAEARQIDIGVEGEAGLRVPVTEVDLITIVRNLVDNAIRYTPPGGRISLSMHNDCGGVSLQVEDSGPGIAPEEQARVFDPFYRVLGNEATGSGLGLSIVQTIASRIGARVTLAHADREAQSGLCVTVFFPAPAVKIAV
- a CDS encoding response regulator transcription factor, producing MRVLLAEDDPMIGEAIQAALKDASYAVDWVRNGKTALDTLSCQHYDLLLLDLGLPGKDGFEVLDAIRRQDNPLPLLIITARDGLEHRLRGLDGGADDYILKPFEMAELLARARAVLRRKGGSATPLLSNGTLTLDPATRLASNLEQPAQQLSNREFALLQALMLRPGAILSRSELEERIYGWGEEVESNAVEFLIHALRKKLGSAAIKNVRGVGWMVSKGD
- a CDS encoding acid phosphatase; translation: MRKFIAPLLVMSFLAAGASVQAREENPFITSKEIDLIKLLPPPPANDSLQTKAELSEVLALQAARTPEMTARSQADATEEIWRFADVMGVKFKREQLPVFAKFFQRVVDSEGAVVDTYKDVWKRPRPFMVSDAVKPVVKLSRSGAYPSGHATAGTLMGIVLANMVPEKRAEIMARAAEYANNRIIGGVHYRSDIDSGRITGTVIAARLQTRDDFNTGFIAARDELRGVLQLGAQPAEAK
- a CDS encoding TonB-dependent receptor domain-containing protein, whose translation is MKRSSLKPATLHVLHALAVMCVAAPHISHAQQAADLATTSAAEAINTVEVVGNAVSASRSAPAQSSLSARSAQSIVSDDFIRNLTSPVADFSQVLQMTPGMYSYSPNGVGLGDTKTYFRGFADGDYTVSFDGIPFQDTNSPSHHTWAFFPSQFLGGAVVDRSPGSAATIGPANFGGSVNLLSRNLESEQRTSVFDSYGSFNTKIYGAEFESGQFGANGNQNLLLNAHQMTSDGYQTYNKQTRDAVSLKYQFNITDSTALTLFGSYIDLKANTPNTKGATRAQIAQFGDDYLLSNNPKQANYYGYNFYHVTSDFEYAGLTSNLGNGWKLDDKLYTYAYHNQQNYNGSTITATSATDKLNSYRTYGNLLRLSQESNLGVLRTGLWAENADTNRYQIPSDPRSWVDSVVPNFHERFKTTTLQPFVEYEFQVASDLKITPGVKYSSYRQSLTQYADNSKTVGNLGGLPSIDHAVTYNSVLPSLDVHYMLQPNWSVYGQYATGDEIPPTSVFDVKNANVTALPSSIKSKTFQIGSVWKSDRFTFDIDAYHIKFDNAYSSFTDNAGNTTFFSNGSSTTQGIEAEGNLVLGAGFSLYANATYGTAKYGNGQWVASAPSDTETLGLNYNRGGWDIGWLNKRVGTMYNDNGSVHQAVKIAPFTISNLFVNYTIRHPLQFVKKAKIQFGVNNLFDKHSIVGVNPASTTTSAPAPGDVLTLLPARALSLTVSLDF